The genome window GTCAATTCGaataattcaagaaaaaaaaaacgtgaaacggACGCGAAAGAAGCTCGGCGAGCGTCCTTCCCAATGGAAAGATTTTATACATACGCCGGCCGAGATAGAATCGATCGATGAAGCGAGGGTTGAAGCACGCGGGCCGCGGGCAAGCGGAGCTCCATTCCACTCGTGAGAATCGTGTGCGATACGCGACGCCTTCCAATTTCTATACCAATAACCCATCCCTGTGATATAGAACGAAGAACGAACGTACTCGCGTCAGCGTGTTCGGATCTCGTGATAAAGTGGCGCGAGAGCGGGTGGCCTGTCCGATTTGTGAGGTTAGGAAGGATCCTTTTCAATAAACTCGGCCAAACTTCGCGAGCGAATACTtacgtatagatatatacaagcgagagggaaaacgaagaaatttcCGTTAACGCGAGCGAGATAAACGAACTGTAACAACGGCGGGGCGCCACACTCTTCCGTGTATCCGTATATCCACACAATAACGCGTTCGTGAAACGCTACTCGTTCCAAGGTTACGGAACGACGTTCGCTGCAATGGCACCCACGTTTTCCTGACAACGACGTCGGCCTACATACACGCGGCGCTGCTTGCATGTGTGTATATACACAACGACCGTGAATGACCGACCGAGAGAacgaaagagcgagaaagatgCTGCCCCAAATGTCGATCTCGGAGCGACCCAGACCTCTCGACGCCGGTTTCCTCCCTTACCTCGCTTGTCTCCTTTGCCTCTGCTCCGACGGGACTCCACTGCGAAGAGAACTGGGTAATCGCGATGACGTCTTTCTCCTCCCGCTCGCCCCTGCTCCACTCCAAGGAGACTCGAGGACGAACGGTggagaaataaacaaaaaacaataatgCATATCACCGGGAAAGTGGGAAGGGTTCGCTCGtgtatacagaaaaaaaaaacaaaagtattttCCACCCTGCGAAAATGTCTCGTTTTCATGCGCGTTTGCCGCTCGATCGAATTCGTCTCGGGGGAACTTTATCAGTCGGCGAATTCGAAACTCGCTACGCGCGAGCAGCTATTGCCACAATGCAATTAGGAGATCACGCAGCCGGCAGTTTATTAACATTTGTATATCGCGAGACAAAATGGTGACAGGAGCAAAGCGATTTGTCGGAGAGATACGGGATCAcgataatgaaaattaaaagtaATCACATCAAATATATCCCGAGATATAAGCCGATTACATATGAGAGTGATACAGCAATCGTTTATTTCTATACGAATGACGCGATTATGATACGTCATAATTGCTCATTAGTACGAAATAGTGCTATCGTGCTTGACGTAGTCCAACGGTTTACGCTTcagacggagaaaaaaatgcgtaTGCGGTTTTTTTCGTCATGCATCTGAAATACgatatgaaaaatgagaatacaAGAAAAATGCGAGACTCTCCGAGCAGAGAATTGCGATAAATTAGCAGACCTGCTTCAGTTCCGTCGATATGGTATATTTCTTCGCAAGTTTTTCTCCTCGAAAGACGTGCCTTTGGAAGCGAACGAGGCTCGATCTTTGCGTCGTAGTTGGTACGAGAAATAGCGTGTTCGCAAAGAGAGTGGGAGAGGGGAGGGGCGGGAGGGGGAAGAATGGTGGACGTAGTGTGCGAGGCACTCTCAAGAGTGTGCTCGGAGCGCTTGAGTCGCGATCGTGTCCGTGCGTTTGTGTCTGTGTAAGTGCGTGTGAAAGACGTTGGAACGTGGGAATGGGGTGTATGTACGCGTATGCAGCGGAGGGAAACAGGGAAAGACCGGCGCCAAAGAAGGCCCCGACCGAGTCCGGGAGAAAATAGCCTCGGTTTGTGCTGCGTGGGGaccgacgacgacaacgacgacgacgacgacgacgacgacggcgacgGCAGCGATGACGATGAGCAGCGTGTACAGTACCCGTCGAAAATAATCTCGTGCACGAACTCGAGCTAGCCGTCGAAAACTTAGACCCTCTAAAATAGTTCTTCGTGGAAACGGGAAGAAAGgtgttgaggaaaaaatgttttatctaATCTTGACCTTGTCGACTTTCCAAGTATTCGGAGAAAGCTTCTAGGCGAAGAAATGCGGAGCGTCTAATACTAATCTCGAAGAGCTTACCGTGATTTATTGTAGCTCATCCCTACAATAAACGAAACAATGGAtaatttggaaataaaaaaaatgaaaaaacgacgtGCCAGGTTGACTAAATTGCCGCCGGCATCGACGGAACACCAATCCCCATTGTTATACACGACTACTATCGATCGCGGTCGTCTCGTTCGAGAACCGAAGCTACAAACGGATATCCGAGAGCGGTCCGACGACGTGTGTGTGCCTGCGTGTGCGCTAAtcgtaaaaaatgtattaccACATGCACGTGTACAATATTCTCGGAACGAGGGCTAGCCGGCTTGAATTTTTGTTCTAAGAAATTCCTTGCTTCTGTAGATTGTACTGATacggaatgaaaattttctccttttccttGCTTCGACATTGGCtgagattagaaaaattgacgcCTCTTATCGCTTCCGGCTGAAGGGAAAAGCAGGATGGGCACGCGCCACGTGGGTATAATCGTCGTCGCGCGATTTGCGTACATGGAACGCTCAATAAGAGAAGAGACACGATGTCTTTGACGCGTAGCCAAGTATACGCGAAAGCGAACGACGTCGCGACTCGCCGCGGCCCGTTCCCACCAACCACGCAAGAGTCCTTACGCGTCCAAAAATAGATTCGcgtcttttctctctcgctcctcccCTCGCCCTTTCGCCCACGATAGGTTTGAGGGAGCGAGCAAGATTCGTGTACCGCACAATGTGGACGAGTTGCCTGGCGTCGTCGATCTCGTGGGTGCGAGCGGGCTGATGACCAACGCCAGTTATGTGAAATAACCCAGAGCGCGGATCTCGGCTGGCAAATGGCCagaacaaatgattttttaccaTCTTTCCTATCAGTCCTTCCCATCATATTACATATTCACgggggacgaaaaaaaaaaccgaggaACATGACGAGTCGGTTACGCGAAAAATGCTCGAAATAGCGACGATAATTATATGAGGAATAGCGATAATACTAAGTGGCGCTTAACACGCTCGTGTGCCGTTACCGTCGTTTTTGCTACTCTAAAAAAAGAGtgttatatatgtatatcggttgAAAAGAATATTTACCTATTTAATGTCGCTGTAACTTGACCTCGTCGTTGCATTTACGACGCGTTACGTAAGAATTGGCGAACGATGAATAGAGCCATTGGCTCGTGAGTCATGAGTTTCCATTCCTTCCTCCCTGTTCCTcctattcgtattttttcgtatcgtttttcaatttttcagttaTCGCGGACCGAGCGATTAATGCCCCCTCTTATTCCCTACACCGAGGACCAAAAGGACGTTTACGCGCGGCTAAAAGGCTAGATGTGCGACCCTTTGACGACCACATTGGTAGCGGTGGCGACGGCGAACCTCGCCGCTCGCTTCGACCGACAGTGGAAATTTCCATTGCAGTTGGCACGAGGTTGATGTACAGTCCGTTCTAAAAATACAACCGTCTGTTTTTCTTCGTACGCACTACACCTTAAATATGTCTGCGCTTCTGAAACGGACGGATTCTTCGTCCTAAAGTATGCTTCAAATTTCACCCCCCACCCTCGCCTATCCATCATCGCTGTATAACGATTCAATCGTAAATCAACTGACTCGGTATAGGGCCTCGGACtcaaatacatttaaaaatctACTCGTATATAGACTCATTATTGTGAGCTATCATTAAAGTTTATACATTGTCACAGACGCCTCTCAATAAAATATATCCCAACTCTGGCTCTGTCGAACGTGTTTCGTCAAGCGATTCGGAGAAATCTCATGCGTTAGACCTCGAGAACGTTAATCTCTTGACAATTTATACAAACGAAAAAGTCAATTGATGAATCACTTCACTGACACTTGAGCGAATCATCAACAACGTCGCAACGTTCCGAAAAATGAGCTAAATGAGAGCGAGAGTGCACGTGTTGCATGCATGCCATCGATCTTGGTCGAGGTATACCAATTGAATTCTCGACATTTTCAGACGTGTTTAatcttatttttcctcttttatttcttttcaatacatttatttatatttttccgctcGTTTATGTTGTCACGTACTTCCTTATTTTCTGAATCAGAGTGGTAATATGAAAGGTAAGTGATAAATGTATGTATTTCCAGGAATACGGTGTTTGCATTTGTTTTGTCTTATCATCGCGGTACACTTCTGCATATCTGAAATATATAGCCTTCTAAACTTTTCTCTACCTACGTTCATTCCAATTATTTTCCTATAATTTATACGCATGAATTACGAAAAGTATAAATTTGTTAATAAATTTTACCCGCCACGTGAACATTTTCTGTTCCAGTACTAAAGTTTACGGACTCGACAGTGTTAACTAATTGAGCCGATCTGTAGCGCCATCATCGAGATTTTTCGTACCAAACTATCAAGCTTGTGCTGTGTTGATAAATCAGGACAAATCTCTTTACTACACGAGCACTATTGCCTTGACAAGTACTTCAGAACAGATCAAATAGATGGCGATATCTGCCGGATCCGTGTAGGtggagaatgaaatttctagACTTATGTAGACTTTGAAAACTAATTTTATATTCCTGACTGTTTTTTTACAGTAAATATTTTGCCGGGATCTTGTGGACGAACGTTTAATCAAAATCAACGCTATAAGCAATGTTGCGCATAACCCCGCGttgttatttgatttcaacgaaatatttcaacgaaacAGAGTGCGAAGTAGGAGCGACGAAATTCTGTTTGATCGTCAGTCCATACAAAAAActgtaatgaaaatatttccaaataaaattgttttgttgaaataaatgaaaatatacgtAAACTCATGGAAAAATGGACTAGAAATCAAATAACGAAtacagaaatttttaaaaacttaaaaaactTCTTATTAGTACAAATTATGCCAGCAGCGATTGATGACACGCTATTGTTGACAGCTTTAAAGAATTAGAATGATAGAAAACAAATTGATGCCATCTCGTGAGTTTATTAATGACCTGATATCGTGAATCCAAACAGGATATGCTAAAAATTACAACCGGATTAAATGCTTTCGTGGATATTTTACACAGATActaatcaaaataatcgcaGCAGCTGTCAGCTGATTGTGTGTTGGTTGGCATCCGATCAACGAGAGTAAGAGAGAAGGTATATAAACGACAAGCAGATGGAGAGCAAAACAGTGGACGCAAAGGAATAAAAGCTACTTTGTTGCTACGTAAATAAATAACTCATGTTCCTAATCTTACCTCGACtcgctcgagaaaaatagtctCGATTGATAACTCTGCGAGTCTAAGATGAAGATGTAAAACAACAATAAGTCGAAAATGTGACAAGTGTTGAAGAGCTGCTTGAGAGTTTTCAGTTATTCTGGTCGAGACTGATCCTTCGTTGCTGAGTTATACAAACAATTCTTGGAGGTTTCATAATGGAGGTGATAAGTGACAAGTTTTTCTACGTATACAGCTCCTCTCTCGAAACAAGgatccaaataaaaatgtgaGTATAGCcgcgtttgaattttgtatTGTGGAATGACATTGGAAAGTGTTGTCTAGTCGCAGTAAATTTTCATTGTATAACAAATAATGAATCCCAAGTGTTACAGGAAGCTTTATGCAACTCAAAGCGTAACGCcatataaaacgaaaaaaataaactatcattttttcttgtatAATCATATTGACTAAATCTTCATGATTAGAGGAACTTTGGAGGGCAAACGACAGAGACCAGAATACGACAAGCTACTCCTGGATCCTATGATCAAGTTCTCTGGCCTGTACGGAGCTGGTGGAGGCAAAGGTGACTTGGCGGCTTCGTTACAAGTTTGGGGAGGTGGAAGACCTCTTGCTCTCCCCGTTACTACAGCCTATAAACACTTTACTTCACGATGGAAGTAAGTTTTTTCTCACACGAGAATTGGAATTCAGTTCTGAAGAAATAACTATTGAATTGTTCAAGTAGTGTGACAATGCAAGATCGATTAATGTGAATTATTAAAGCCCATGCGGAAAAATGGAGAATAGTTCAAATGAATAATCAATGTTATTTCAAAGCTGGAATCAATGGGTAACTCTGCCGATATCGTACTCGGATTTGCCAAGGGATGCACAACTGTGTATAACTCTGTACGATTGTGCGGGTCCTGGCACTCAAATACCAGTGGGAGGAACAACAATTTCCCTCTTTGGAAAGCATGGTGTTTTCCGACAAGGGATGCTGGATCTGCGAGTGTGGCCAGGAGTCGAGGCGGATGGATCAGTGCCTACTTCGACTCCTGGAAAAGCAAGAGATCATGGCAAAGAACAGATGCAAAGATTGGCCAAACTCGCTAAAAAGCGTCGCAACGGTCAAATGAGCCGTGTAGATTGGCTAGACAGATTGACGTTTCGAGAGATTGAATTAAtcaatgaaagagaaaaaagggccTCGGAATATCTGTATCTTATGGTTGAATTTCCTGAAGTTCTGATGGACGGAATTCCGGTAGGATTTCTTAAATTCGTTTATCATTGTTAGAAAAATACATGTTGGTACGTATGtacgtttaaaattttttttcgtagtatTCAGTCGTGTATTACGAGAAGGATGGAGACGAGGTTGTCCAGCACAGATCTCAGCCTGATGTAGTCACTTTACCCGATTACGAGATTCTTCAGGTAAAAATATAGAACCGAGAAAGCGAAAGGGAGGGAGAGGGCGAGCAATTTGCTTGAGGAAACACGGATTGACCCGTTAAACTAGTGATTCGAAGCCTTATGCGTGCAGTATATGTTTAGTAAGATGCTTGAGTGGTTGACATGCTTTAAAAACTTTATTGCCCGTGCAGCAAAAGTTTTCTTGAAAACATTAACAATGTGCTTCGAGGAATTGTCAAAAGAGAGTCTATAtaattattccaaattatcgcaGAACTGCGATTGTtggaaggtgaaaaaaaaaatggagggaTTCTAAAACGGCCTTGCTTCGAGTGGATGCAAATTATCTTCCTTTCTCATTGTTGTCTTcgtgcacaataatatctctgaAATTGTTGCTATTTCAGGAAAATCTGGTAGAGGCTAAACATCACAAATTAGCGCGAAGCTTGCGAAGCGGAGGCAACACGAAGGAAGTGAAACCAACGTCGAGCGTGAGGGATGCTCTCAATACGATTCTCGCTTATCCTCCGACCACGAGCCTCTCCACCGAGGAACAGGATCTCATTTGGAAATTTAGATTTTACTTGTCGAATCAGAAGAAAGCTTTGACAAAATTCGTTAAATGCGTCAATTGGAAAGTTGCGGGTGAGGAACGCCAAGCACTGGAAATGCTCGCACTCTGGACCCCGCCCGATCCCGAAGACGCCCTTGAACTTCTCGGACCTGCATTCACTCATCCAGCAGTCAGAAGATACGCGATTGGCCGGCTCAATCAAGCTCCCGACGATGATCTCATGCTCTATTTGCTTCAACTGGTACAAGCGTTGAAGTACGAAGATTTCGAGAGTATTAAAATCGCTAATCAGAAATTATTCAaggattctgatagaaatgacAAAATCGAAAAAGACTCGAAAGCGAATGATCACTCAACGTCCACGCCAATGTCTACGGTGAGTAGTTTTGCGAAACTTGAGGAACGCTTGTTTCCTCgtcgaaaatattcaaatcgatGATTCACGCCCtccgaacgaattattgtGTTTACAGTCGAGCGAATCGGAAACGGGACCGTCTTCGTGCAGCCAAGAACCACCGATGGATCTCGCATCTTTTCTCATAACACGAGCATGTCAAAATTCAACATTGGCCAATTATCTTTACTGGTACTTGTCAATCGAGTGCGAGGATCAACCAGATCCTGCAATAACCGTGAAACAGGACACGAGAGTGCGCGAGATGTACGTTACCGTGATGAAAATGTTTTCTATGGCGTTGTCACAGGGCAACTTCGTGTGGCAAAACAGACGCGCTTTTCTCAATAggcaaaaaatattcatcgatCAATTGGTATCGCTCGTGAAAGCTGTAGCTCGGGAAAGCGGtaatcgaaagagaaagacCGATCGACTGAAAGCATTACTCGCCGATCCGGACCCCGTTTTCAAGATCAACTTCTCCAATTTTGAACCAATACCTTTTCCGTTGGATCCTGAAATATCCATCAAAGGAATCATACCGGAGAAGTAAGAAAAACTGCAGAGACGCCTAGTTTGTTGTTCGCGAGCAAATGACGCGTAGACGTGATACGGAAACATTTAAATTGCAGAGCCTCCCTCTTCAAGTCGGCTTTGATGCCTTCGAAGCTTACTTTTTTGACAACAGAAAACACCGAGTACATCGCTATATTCAAGCACGGGGACGATCTCCGACAGGATCAGCTTATTCTCCAAACGATTGCGCTGATGGACAAACTATTGAGGCGAGAGAATTTAGACTTGAAGTTGACGCCTTATCGGTGAGTATAATTTCCATTGAATATTTAATCCATTGCTATTGGGTAATGTAAGTTCAAAAGAATGAACAATTCAGAGTTTTAGCAACGAGCACGAGGCACGGATTTCTACAATTTATCGAGTCGATTACTGTCGCTGAGGTTTTGGCAAGCGAAGGCtcgatattgaattttttccggAAACATCATCCATCGGAAACTGGACCTTACGGCGTCGCTTCGGAAGTGATGGATACATACGTTAGAAGCTGCGGTGAGTCTATCAGAggccgaaataaaaaaaaaaatacaaaaaatgattgagAGGTTACACATTTTTCGAGTTTGTTTCCCGCatgctggaaaaaaataaaaacgatttgGGAATGTTTCAGCTGGTTATTGTATAATCACGTACGTTTTGGGTGTCGGGGACCGACATTTGGACAATTTACTTTTAAcgacgtctggaaaattatttcacattGATTTCGGGTACATCTTGGGTCGAGATCCAAAGCCACTGCCCCCGCCCATGAAGCTGAGTAAAGAAATGGTGGAAGCTATGGGCGGGGTGGGATCGGAGCATTACCACGAGTTTCGTAAGCAATGTTACACGGCGTTTTTACATCTTCGAAGACACGCCAACTTGATGCTGAACCTATTCTCTTTGATGGTTGACGCGAGTGTGCCGGATATCGCGCTCGAGCCGGACAAAGCGGTGAAAAAAGTTCAGGACAAATTACGCTTAGATCTGAGTGACGAAGAAGCCGTTCATTACGTACAGAACCAGCTGGACTTATCCGTGACCGCGGTAATGGCTGCTCTCGTCGAGCAGCTtcacaaatttgcacaatatTGGCGAAAATAATGAACGGTGACGCTTTTTCTTATCCCCGTGGCAAAATCAACATTGTCTgtaaatatattatatatatatttgtaagTATATtacttttcaaatgaaatattattgattctattttgaaattgttttcgacgAATAAACATGTTTCGTAAACAAATAAAAGGTACTTGAATGCTTCGCGACAATCCAAAACTCTTCAGAAGTGACGTGTTTGAGAGTATTTTCGTGTCTGTAtgtcaattgtttttctcctatACAGTGAGCAAGAGCTGATCACTCACGATACTTGCTGACAATTAATTTGACGCTCTCGGTAATAAGAGAGAAATAGTCCATCGAACGAATCATTTGTTACGTAAATAttcgtatatttatttttatttcatagttTTACATTTGCGTATGTGGTGCACACTGTAGAAATTAAAAAGTAATATTGTTAGtgttcgaaaatatgaagttGTAATTGATACGGTTGTAATTTAaccgtttttttattcattaaatcCACCGTTTCATGTATTTATTCGACGTAGCACAGACACTAGTTCGTTTGATCCGACATTACCAGAAAGTTTCATAGAAAACGTAacaatttggttttttttttttcgtttcttcaatttctttcgtttGTATTCCTCATTCTATAATTTACTCGGAACATAGGAACGCAGTTTTTATCTTTCGTCCGGCAATAATGAAACTCTTTACGTCAATGGTAAACTAGGAATGAGGAGATGTAAGAGAGGACATCAACAATCCAATTATTCGTAATTCAAATtttgtatatgaaaaaaaaaacaaaaaaaaaagaagattcGTATTCTATTACACTTGAACATTGGCGGGACGAAGTAGTATGAATAATGCACatatctctcgctctccctcttttGAATATTAACATAATATTTACACGTGTGACCATGATTTAACAATgccacgaaaaaataaaaacatttattttgaataacATGAGACTATAAAGAATATAATATAATGTATCGATCGCTTGGGATCTTTAGAAAATTCGTCGTGTTCGAAAAGTTCCCGGTATAAAAGACAGACGGGAtatgagaaaatttttcatgcaacATTATCAAGTAGTATAAAGTCGttaattttgttatttctGTTTCGACGATAACcgtatttttaaattgttcatctgTCACCGTGAAACGTGTACGCGAGTcgagattaaaaaacgtgcacagaaaatatcattttattattttttccatgtcCAGACACAATTTGGTGGTAAAGTTTGGCCGTCTAGAGCCGAATATTTGAGCGTTTTTTAGCCGATCGGTCGAacaggacattttttctattaggaagaaaaacgagaaaaaaacacacacacaaccCCTTTTAATATTTTCGTCTCTTATATTATCTCGTTAACACCCAGATTACACAgtgtgaaaattaaaataaaataggcTTCTCTCattattcatcttttcttctttcttgcatattttatttcataaagatTTATACGCTATTTTTCCCTACAACGTAAATATCATTATAACTATCAAAGCTAAGTCTTGCCTCGCTCAATAATCATTCATCTTCGCTTTTACGTGATTACATCCTATAACATGGGGGGGGgattaaaacagaaataaacgtTGGAACATAGCATTGAgcgaaaaataagaatttgaCACTCGAGCATACGTACAAATTCGACCATCGCCAGATCTTGTTTCTCGCGCTCTTAACGCCTTTTTGTTATCTTTTTGTCATTTTCTGCGGCCCGAGATACCACTTTCCGTcaagaaatatattttgaaaatattgccTTGTACGATATTGCATCGTCTTATCGTCACGTAGACCGATTCAAACGAACTAATAATTTCTCGGTTTCTCATTCTCGAATCTACGTAcgtaaattattattttgttcgaataAAAGCAAAGAAACTTTATATGGCATGTTCAAGCCTTTCGGGAGACACGTCAATGTTTGTTTCTGTCGGTTGTACTGCCGGTACGAGAGCTTTGTGCGAATCGTGCTCTAAAtcatttcacaaattttgtcgatagatttgaatatttcaaattctA of Venturia canescens isolate UGA chromosome 6, ASM1945775v1, whole genome shotgun sequence contains these proteins:
- the Pi3K59F gene encoding phosphatidylinositol 3-kinase catalytic subunit type 3 — its product is MEVISDKFFYVYSSSLETRIQIKIGTLEGKRQRPEYDKLLLDPMIKFSGLYGAGGGKGDLAASLQVWGGGRPLALPVTTAYKHFTSRWNWNQWVTLPISYSDLPRDAQLCITLYDCAGPGTQIPVGGTTISLFGKHGVFRQGMLDLRVWPGVEADGSVPTSTPGKARDHGKEQMQRLAKLAKKRRNGQMSRVDWLDRLTFREIELINEREKRASEYLYLMVEFPEVLMDGIPYSVVYYEKDGDEVVQHRSQPDVVTLPDYEILQENLVEAKHHKLARSLRSGGNTKEVKPTSSVRDALNTILAYPPTTSLSTEEQDLIWKFRFYLSNQKKALTKFVKCVNWKVAGEERQALEMLALWTPPDPEDALELLGPAFTHPAVRRYAIGRLNQAPDDDLMLYLLQLVQALKYEDFESIKIANQKLFKDSDRNDKIEKDSKANDHSTSTPMSTSSESETGPSSCSQEPPMDLASFLITRACQNSTLANYLYWYLSIECEDQPDPAITVKQDTRVREMYVTVMKMFSMALSQGNFVWQNRRAFLNRQKIFIDQLVSLVKAVARESGNRKRKTDRLKALLADPDPVFKINFSNFEPIPFPLDPEISIKGIIPEKASLFKSALMPSKLTFLTTENTEYIAIFKHGDDLRQDQLILQTIALMDKLLRRENLDLKLTPYRVLATSTRHGFLQFIESITVAEVLASEGSILNFFRKHHPSETGPYGVASEVMDTYVRSCAGYCIITYVLGVGDRHLDNLLLTTSGKLFHIDFGYILGRDPKPLPPPMKLSKEMVEAMGGVGSEHYHEFRKQCYTAFLHLRRHANLMLNLFSLMVDASVPDIALEPDKAVKKVQDKLRLDLSDEEAVHYVQNQLDLSVTAVMAALVEQLHKFAQYWRK